From the genome of Pungitius pungitius chromosome 20, fPunPun2.1, whole genome shotgun sequence:
GGACCAGgtgtgaaaggtcaaaggtctcttgtggtgatgtcatcatttcATCAGCTGTTCCTTGTGTTCTTTTCATCTGAAACTTCTGACTTCTCCAAATAAACTGAGTTAAGTTATCTTTGATTCCTAATATTACTATtggtattattaatatttacattATCGCTTTTATAGTTCTCTGTATCACTATTGATTATGTTATGATTATTGGTCCTGTGTATAGTATTGGTTTGTGTTGTCTACCATTTACATACTACTTTGGAGATAAAACTTGACGGGTCGtacattttaatattcacatttttgGTTTGGAATCGGACCAGAACCATCCGGATTATTGTGTACAGCGAACATATGAACGCTTCACACCGTTCAAAATGGTATCGTCTGCTCCAATGTTCACTTATGGGTTGAAACACGttacaggttctaaaacttctTTCATCGAAGCGAACAAAGAAACCGAATCGCTGGCATCGACTTGATGGATCGAGTGAAATTCTTATTGTTTCTCTCCAACAAACCGTGAGCCACAGATCGAGGTGAGCGCCGTGTACGAGGGCTTTTCAGCCAATTGTCCCTCAAGCGTCACTGGTTCTGGAAAGGGGGGCCGACTCCAGAGCATCTTTATGTGAGTATATTTAGTGATATAAAAGTATGTACAGTGGAGTGGAAAAGGTAGTAAGTTGGAGTTCTTGTGTCCCTGTCGAGGTGGTCCGGGTTCCAAATGGGACATAAGTCCATAATATGGATAATGGGGAAACCTGGTTCTGGTCGTAGTTAGACCAGTTCATCATTTCAGCCAGAAGACACCTCAGGTTACAATTAGatgtcacattttattttgaaagggtcACCAGTCTCTGACGTTTGTAACAAACCAAACGGTttgaaaatcggttgaaaatgtcctgaaaaaagttattatttaaagtaccAACACAATGTTGAGCGAGCTGACTGTACCAATATGGCCGCCACGTGAGGACGAGACGTTTGGCATTTATatctatgtttatatatatctatggtcTGGTGACCGGTCGGACCCACTTCCGGTCACACAACCTCGTTTCCGCTTCCCAGTGTAAAGCGGCCGCTGAGCCGGACCCGGGGTCCAGGTGAGCCGGACCCTGGAACGAGTCCTCCCCCAGGTGCCCGTCACCTGGAGTCATCTGATCAGCGGTTTATAGACCTGCAGAGTGAAGTCCACCGAGTTCAATACGGACCGGAAGCTCCCAAATCAcctcttcagaataaaagcttgACGTTTGATTACGATAAGGCTATTtgatgctgttttattttcaccCTTTTGAATACAATCCTGAATGTTTGTAATGTCAACCTTCTTATGGATGTGTTTATGTGATGGTCATACATTTCTTTCATCCACTTATTCAGGattattaaatgtaataaataactaTCATCGATTTTTAAAACAAACGGTATGTTACAAACTGTTCTCAGCTTagtgctttttgttttcctaAAACCTGACCTCGTTTCGGGGGAGACGATGCTTAACTTTTACTGCGTTAAGAATCAATACAAACTGAATTTCCTGCAGAATGACGTTTATTTGTAAACGACAGAATGACACACTGAGTTCTTCAAAAGATGGTTTACTGTCATAGATCCTTTTAATAAAGTTTCTTATACATACCCTTACTAAcatcaatcaattaatcaatctGTTGATCCAGTTAATGAAGATCTGAAGGACCACTAGTGTGTTTGATGTTTCATAACTTAACTTACTCTTTCAAGTTTCTGAACCTCATTAATAATCAGAGTTAAACTGATTGTTTCTAAAAGTAGAATCACAAATTCAGAAAGTGAAGTTCACTAACTATTCTCTAAAGgataataaagaataaagagtaTTCCTTGTATAAACTTGTGTTGTCTCTGGGTCCTCTTCAATAACTCCGGTCACATGGTGCAGGAactcctgtcaatcaaagcattacatgtcatgtcatCAAAGCAGATTCACCGACCATGAAAGATCTTAATTAACATTTGGATTCACAACATCCTCAAACATCTAACATCTGAACTCAAGGTCACCTTAGTACCAGAGCTTTCACCACATGACATCTGAGAGACGACACCTGATCATCTCTGACCAATCAAGCTGTAAAGACCTGAAAAGGCAGCTGAGAGAAGCCATGAAGCACATCTGGAGTCCTCACCTGTAACCGCCTTCTGGGAACTCCTTAGTCGTCCAGGCTCTTCTTGGAGGACCCGTCTCTGGTCCTGGCCCTCAGCTTATTGACCTGCGACTCTGCAATGTCGGCCctctcctcagcctcctccagctcgtGCTGCAGCTTGCGTACTTTGGCCATGTTGGCGTTtgctccctcctccgcctcctcagcCGCGTGTTTGTAGGACTTAACCTTCAGCTGCAGCTTGTCCACCAGGTCCTGGAGGCGGGCCACATTTTTGCGGTCTTCCTCGGTCTGGTAAGTGAGCTCCTTAAGGCGCCGCTCGTATTTGCGAACCCCCTTGGTGGACTCGGTTCCCATCCTctgctccgcctccagctcgTTCTCTAGCTCCTTGATGCGAGCCTCCAGTTTCTGGAGCTGCTTCTTGCCACCCTTCATGGCGATCTGCTCGGCCTCGTCCAGACGGTGCTGCAAGTCTTTGATGGTCTGCTCCATGTTCTTTTTCATGCGCTCCAGATGGGAGCTTGTGTCCTGCTCTTTCTTTAGCTCCTCCGCCATCATGGCCGCATCTGTGATGGCCTTCTTGGCCTTCTCCTCAGCGTTGCGGTTCTCCTGCAAGGCATCCTCCATCTCACCCTGCATGTGTGAGAGGTCCGCCtcatgcttcttcttctggttgATAAGGCTGGTGTTCTGGGAGTGGAGCAGCTGCATGCGCTCTGCAGCGTCGGTTAGCTCCTGTTCGGCCAGCTTGCGACTTCTTTCCGTTTGCTCAAGGGCGGCCCTCAGGTCCTCGAGCTCAGCCTGGATCAGGTTGTTCCTGCGTTCCAGAAGAGCAATATTCTCCTTCAGGTCGTCGTTCACGTGCTGCACGTCGTCCAGCTGCAGCTGAGAGTCTTTCAGGAAGGCCTGAAGGCTCTTCAACTGTTTCGAGGCGTCGGCCGCCTGCCTGTTGGCTTGGCTGAGCTGGATCTCCATTTCGTTGAGATCgccctccatcttcttcttgacCCTTAGGGCCTCATTGCGGCTCCTTGTTTCCGACTCCAGAGAGGACTGAAGCGACTCCAGAGTCCGTTGGTAGTTTCTCTTGGCCTGCTCCATTTCTTCATCTCTCTCAGCCACCTTACGGTCCATGTCGGCCTTAACCTGGTTAAACTCCAGCTGGGCTCGGAGGATCTTGCTCTCTTCATGCTCCAAAGAAGCTTCCGCCTCCTCGAGAGCTGACTGGAGCTCTGCCTTTTCCTGCTCTAGCTGCTTTCGAATCTTCTCCAGTTCATGAGCACTCTTGCCGCCCTCCCCCAACTGCTCGGAGAGGTCCGAAATCTCCTCCTGGAGGTTCTTGTTCTCCCTCTTTATTGTCTCTAGTTGATCCAGAGACTCCTCGTAGGCATTCCTCAGTTTGAAGAGTTCGGTGCTCAGAGACCGAGACTCCTTCTGAGATGCCTCCAGTTCGCACTGAGACTCCTCAAACTTTTGCTTCCACTCTGCCATGACTTTGTCAAAGGCTCTTTGTTTCTTGTCCAGGACTGCAGACGCAGCATTGGATTTCTCTAGGTCCAGCATCAGGTCTTCGATTTCATTTTGTAGGCGGTGCTTGGTCTTCTCGAGGGACGAACACTTTGCGTTCACAGCCTCGAtggcctcctctgcctcctgcaGTCTTTGAACCAGCTTCTTCTTTGCCTCCTCCAGTTCCTCTGTTCGCTGGATTCCATCTGTTTCATACTTTGTTCTCCATGCTGAGACCTCTGTGTTGGACTTGGACAGAACTCTCTGCAGCTCGGCCTtggcttcctgctcctcttcaaACTGCTCTCGGAGCAGATCACAGTCGTGACGAGCAGATTGCACCGCGTGGGCGAGGGCGTTTTTTGCTTTGACTTCTTCTTCCAGCTGTCTACGTAGATCTTCTACCTGCTGGTTGTATGAGCTCTTCCCTCTGGTCAGCTGTGAAATCAGactctccttttcctccaactGACGGCCAAACTCTCTGTTCTCAGTAAGCAGCTTGGCTCTTTGGGTCGTCAGGTCGTTGACGGCCCGCTGACACTCTTCACATTTGCTCTTGTACTCATTCATGTTGTCCTCCATAGTTCGGCACATCTTCTCAATGTTGGACTTAGCTTTCACCACGCTCTCCATGTTGGAAGACAAGTCATCTATCTCCAGCTTCAACtcactcttctccttctccagcttctgCTTCACTCGCTGCAGGTTGTCGATCTGCTCCCCTAGCTCGGCCACGCTGTCGGCGTGCTTCTTCCTCAGGGAGGCCGCAGTGGCCTCGTGTTGGAGCGTGGATTCCTCCAGATCCCTACGCAGCTTCTGGAACTCAGCATCTCTCTTTTTGTTCATCTCCACCTGCGCCGACGTTGCTCCGCCTGCCTCCTCCAGGCGCTCGCTGATGTCCTCCAGCTCACGGGAAAGATCAGACCGCTGCTTCTCGACTTTGGCACGGGCTGCTCGCTCAGCATCtagctcctcttccagctcctcAATTCTCGCCTGGTTTTCCTTCAGCTTCTTCTGGAGCTGAACTGAAGCAACCTGCTCGTCATCTAGTCTTGAAGTTATCTGGACCATctcaaagtcttttttttttagtttttcctccagctgcagcttgtCGTTTTCTAAGTCCATCAAGCTCTCTTGAGTCAGTTTTAGGTCTCCTTCAAACTTCCTCTTTGAGCGTTCAAGTTCCATCCTGAGTTTCTTCTCTTGCTCCAAAGAGGCCTCCTGATCGTCCACCTGCTGCTCCAACTTAACTTTGGCTTTGGTTAAACTATTGGCtttgtcttcttcactttgaaGGTCATCAAGTGTCTGCTGGTGAGCCTCTTGCAGCgccttcttctcttttgttaGCTTCATGATGTTTTCGTCCTGGGAAGCCATCTCTTCCATCAGGTTTTTCACTTTATTCTCTATGGcgtgtttctctttctccactTTTGCCAAAGTCAGCTCCAGATCATCTATGTCCTTTTTCAGCTCGGAGGATTCATCTTCAAGCTTCCGTTTCTTTGCTGTGAGATCTGCATTCagttcctcttcatcttccagCCTCTCGATCATCTCTTTCAGTTTTGCATCCAGTTGAATTTTGCTCTTGATAAGCTGTTCGCAGCGTTCTTCAGCATCCGTCAGTGTATCTTGTTCAGACTGAATATGTAGAGTCAGATCATTCTTCTCTTGAAGAAGAGTCACTATTTTCTCCTCAAGTTCCTTACGTCTTGTTTCTGATTTCTCCAGAGCTTCTTTCAACTTGCTGAACTCATCCTTCATGTTGGCCATCTCCTTCTCAGACTCGGCACTCTTCAGCAGTGGTTTGATCTTGAAGAATAGTTTCATCCAGGGCCAGTTTTTTACACCCAGAAAGGAGCGAAGATTCCACTGAATTACCATCAGGGCATCTCTGCGTTCCATTAGCTTTGCAAATTCTTCCCTCATGAGGATTGCCCGGGCATTGGCCTGAATCCTGGTGATAATTCGGGAGAGTTGCTCATCACGCATCTCCTCCAGAGTGCCCAGCAGGCCGGCTTTAAAGAAGACCTTGGTGTGACCGAAGCGATACTGAGTGTGGTCGATGTCTAGGGATCCCAGCAGCTTCTCTGCGCTCTTCTTGCAATCAATGAACTGGCCCTCAGGGATGGCAGAGGCATTCAGGATCCTGTATCGCTGTTTGAAGTCGCCATAGAGCACCCTGTTGGGGAAACCCTTCCTGCAGATCCTGATGCCTTCCAAGACGCCATTGCAGCGCAGCTGGTGCATCACCAGGCAGTTATCCATCACCCCCGGAATTTTTTTCTCATTGGGAATAAGACAGCGGACaaagtgtgggtgtgtggtcTTCAGGTTGTTCATCAGCTTGTTCAGGTTTTCCCTGTGAAGCGCTGACACAGTCTGGAATGAGGAACCTTTCTTTTTGGCTCCTTTGCCGCTTGCCTTGTCGCTGTCAGTTCCTGAATAGCTGGAAAACAGCACACTGAGCAGCTTCAGAGAGGATTTCTGGTAAAGGCCGACCACAGTTTCATTCAGGGGATCTTTGTTTTTGACCAACCAATTGGTGATGTTGTAATCCACCGTGCCAGCGTAGTGAACCAGGGCAAAATGGGCCTCTGCTTTCCCCTTCGCAGCCCTAGGCTTCTCAAACATCTTGTTCTTTCCCAGATGATTGTCGTACAGCTTGGACTTGAAAGTCTGATCACTGGCTTTGGGAAACATGCATTCCTCCTCCAGAATTGACATGATTCCCAGCGGCTTGTCAATGAGGTCAATGCACGCTTGTAGATCCATCCCAAAGTCAATGAACTCCCAGTCAATGCCTTCTTTCTTGTACTCTTCTTGCTCCAGAACAAACATGTGATGGTTGAAAAACTGTTGCAGTTTCTCGTTAGTGTAGTTGATGCACAGTTGCTCGAAAGTGTTGTAGTCAAAGATCTCGAACCCAGCAATATCCAGTACTCCTATAAAGTACTGACGATGCTGCTTGGTGTCCAGCGAGTGGTTGATCCTCACCACCATCCAGTTGAACATCTTTTCATAGACCGACTTAGCAAGGGCACCGAGGGAGTAGTAGACTTGGTCCACACTTTGACCTTTGGTTACGTATTCATTCCCAACCTTCACCCTGGGATGACACAACCCCTTGATGAGGTCGGCAGAGTTCAGCCCCATCAGGTAGGCTGTTTTATCAGCAGCCTCCGTCCCGTCCGGCTCAGCCTGCTCCTCGCGCTGCTTTTGTTTGAACCTCATGTTGCCGTAGTGCATGATAGCCCCAGTGAGTTTATAGACGCCCATCTTCTCCTCCGGAGTGAAGCCCAGCACGTCAAAGGCGCTGTCGGTGGCTAGCAGCTCCTCCGAGTCATTGATGGAGGCCACTGTCACCTCTCCCTGGGAGATGTAGGAGTAGTCGTAAGGGTTGTTGGTAATCAGTAGCATGTCCAGCAGCTCtggcttctgattggacaggaTCTGGTAGAAGATGTGGTAGTTCCTCTCAGCCTTGAGCTGAAAGGTGCACCGGGACTTTTCCAGCAGGTAAGTCTCAATATCGGCAGATGACAGCTTCCCGCTTGTACCAAAATGAATTCGGATGAATTTCCCAAAACGAGATGAGTTGTCATTCCTCAGGGTTTTGGCATTTCCAAAGGCCTCCAGTGCCGGGTTGGCCTGGATAATCTGGTCCTCCAGCGTCCCTTTGCTAGTGTCGCGTTTTCCCCCGCCGACTGCAGCGATGCTGGCAAAGTACTGGATGACTCTCTTGGTGTTCACAGTTTTCCCAGCTCCGGATTCTCCGGTGATGAGGACAGACTGGTTCTCCCGGTCGGTCAACATGTACTGGTAGGCATTGTCGGAGATGGAGAAGATGTGAGGGGGAGCCTCGGTCCTTTTCTTCCCCCTGTATGCTGCCACCACCTCTGCATCGTAGACGGGGAGCATCTTGTAAGGGTTGACGGTGACGCAGAAAAGCCCAGAGTAGGTGTAGATCATCCAGGCGGCGTAGCGCTCCTTAAGGTTGAACAGCACAGCAGGTTCATGAAGGAAGGTGAACATCGCCATGTCTTCAATTTTATCAAACTTGGGCGGGTTCTGGGGGTGGACGTCCACCTCCTTCACGGTCGCTGTTGTTCCATCCTCCTTACTGACCGTCACCATCCCACCATCTTTGCTCTGAATCTGTCCCTTCATGTATTCTACCTTGTCGTCCACCACGAAGCATTGGGTCTTGATGTCGAAGGCTCGGGTCTGCGCTTCTAGGCGCTCCTTGTCAGACTTTCTCAGGAAAGGAGCGGCCTTCCCAAACTCGGCCATCAGAGCGTCACCCATGGCGGAGTGTCAGATGAGAGATTGATCCTATGAGGAAGGAACAAGTCTTTGTGCCTCTGAAGCGGAGATGCCGGATGCTCGCACCAGGCAGGTCTTTATAAAGACGCCTCTAGGACCAAATTAGGAGATGTGAGCAACACATGAGGGCAGATTGAGGACCTTTGGCTGTCAAAGTCCATTTGAAGAAGAGGAAAGATTCTCTCCCTATCTACCGCTGATAGACACTCCTCACACCTCTACATTTAGACTCTTCTACTGAAGCTCATCCTCCATCCATTCTACAGTATTAGTATCTACTGGGGTTTGAGGTCCATTTTAATTATTGTTCATTATTTGAAAAGTTATTCAAATCAGATTCTGTTTGGATGATGAAATAGATCCAGAAAAGATCAATTAATCATGAATGGTTCCTGACTTAAAGCTATGGAgtgtaataaaatatttagtAATATATAATTCATCATTACACCAAGactatattttactttttacagtCTTTCTGTGTCACGcgtattaaaatataaataaacctgTATACAATAAAGGAAGTAATAAAGGAACAGCTTGTGCATcttaaaaaacactaaatgatTAAAACATTCAGATTATGTTCTATATAGCATTATCTTATTTCAAACctaaatcaattcatttttatatcTGGAGCCCTTCTAGTAACATTTTTCTGattattttgatgaaaatgaatatttaaatcagtaaaatcaaaacattttaagagttttttgAACACTAAGAAcactaaaaacatattttgaaaaaatagtCAATGTGCCAAAGTGGTCACTTTAACTACAACATCGTCCTGCTCTCTACAGTAATTACTAAACTTCATACTCTGATGGACGAGCAGACAGACCATTGTAGTATCACACTgttcatattttaatttgtatttctatcaattaaattaaatttgatcTATTTCAATTTAATACAATATAATGTTTGTAATGGAATTCATGGAGTCTGGTAGGAGGAGTGTTAACTGAGTGGCTGaagtgtttgtctctttttatcTCATCACCCTCTAAAATAGAAACAGACAATCGAGGATGAGTTCTAATCTTTGACTGACGTCAAACCTCCGATTCATAACGCTCTCCAGTGTTTTTTACATCTATAAACATCTATAGGTCTATATActtacacatactgtatatgtatgtatacttacttatatatatattagtattctatgtataatataatatagacatattgtatatatatatatatatatatacatacatatgcaaatgtttgtatgtaaatattattatgtatataactacagatatatatatatagttagttTAATGTCTAGAAATGTTTAGAAGCTAGAAGTCATTAAATCAGTTCCATTAGTTTTAGATATTTTAACTGAGAATTGGGATGATTTGTTGAagttatgtttgttttgttaatagTTCAAAAATAAGCGGTAAACATTAACTTATTTAGATAAATTCTGAAGAAATTAAGTTTGAAGTAAGAGattaaatgaagaagaagattgAGAGGATGAAGAGTTGTTCTTGTTCAGCCCGTTCACACAGTTGTTAAAATAGAAGCCGATTATCTTCCTTGGACGACGAGTTAACAAGATcaaacttaaacttaaaaataaatagtaaagagagaaaataaaaaaagctcagGTGTTTGTTTTACATCATTGATTTTGACAGATGGGCAGAATTCCTTTGATTGTCACTGAAGGTCAGAGGTAATTTACGTTACAGAGTAAAGagtcacatactgtatattcttAATTTAAACAAGGACAATTTAATTTATTCCTCCTCTTGAGCCCGTTGGGGAAATGATTCTCTGCATTCCCACACagtcccacacagtgggagcagtgtgggGTCTTAAAGGCACCGGGGAGCAGGTGGGGCTtgagtgtcttgctcaggggacacttcgacatgggacatggagcagcggAGGTTTGAACCATCAACCCTGCAGCTACAACCTTCTCGCCCAAAATAAGCTTCCAGTGTTCAAAATGAAtacttaaaatgaataatagcTTTTTTAGAAGCCAACATAGGAACATTCTAGAAAAATAAGGACAGGACAAACATATGTCAAATGAATCTTAAAGGGTCTGAAGGTTGGTACAGGTGAGGTTCAAGTGAATCTGTGGTGAGTCTTAGGTGAGTGTCACATGTATCTCAGCTAAATCCCACACTTGTCTCAGTCAAGTCTTGCATGTTTCTTAGGTTTCCTCAAGTGATTCCCACGTGTGTCTCAGGTGAGTCCCAAGTGGGTCTTAGGTAAGTCTCACTTGGTTTCTCAGGTTAGTGTCACATTTTTGCTGATGAGTCCTATTTGTATCTCAGGTGAGTGTTTCCAAGGTAAGTCCCTTCAGCAAAGGGACATGCGCTTGCGGTGCTGCTCCACTAGGGACACCAGGCAGCATGGTGAGCTGGCCTGCAGCAGGAAGGGGTGCTCCAGCAGGTCGGTGGCAGTGGAGCGCTGCTGCGTGTCCCGAGTCAGCATGCAGCTCAGGAAGTCCTTCAACACCGGAGACATCTGAGGCACACAAAATGATGTCATCAACTGGTGCCCCACGACTACTTACTGGTTAGCTCCTCAGCATTCCTGACGCAATGTTCACTAACCGTTAGCAATGTTTAAAGCGGCTATCATAGCGGTTCAGGCCAGCGGACCTGAACCGCTATGATAGCCGCTTTATTACCTTTAAAGGTATTCTTTATTGTAGAAAGAGACTGGTCCTCAAAATTCCTGCCCTGTTATTGTGTCCCCCCTTTGTTGTAAagacatgcatgtgtgtgtctgaccctGTGGATGTTCTTCACAGTTGGCGGTGCCTCGTCTCTCAGCTTCTTCATGGCGGTGATGGGTGTGTCGCTGAAATACGGTGGCTCTCCATCCACCATCTCCACCACCATGATGCCCAGAGACCAGATGTCCACCTGAGGGGAACAGGAAGCTGTCAACGAttacctgctcacacacaacCTGACGAACCAGGTTCTCCAACAGGGAACTCGCGTACCTCTGTCCCATACGGGGTTTTGGAGATGACCTCAGGAGCCATCCAGTACGGAGTCCCCACCAGGGACCTCCTCTTTGGGACCTCCCTACTGATCTGAGCGCAGAAACCAAAGTCTGAGAGTTTGATCtgtggagagggggagggggggggggtaaaggaacAAGGAGAagcaaggaggagaaggaagagaggagggagatgttattttatttaatctctTTCAGTTTGTCTGAACAGAAATATTATTCATTGACTGTTTCCATCACGCTAAGCTACATGCTAAGCTACATGCAAAGctacaacaaacaacaaatcttTGGTGAAACAAGTTGTATTGTgtatctgtgtgagtgtgtctgtctctgtgtttgagtgtgtgttaccGTCCCGTCCGCACTCAGCAGGATAGAGTCGCTCTTGATGTCTCTGTGAATGACTCCCTGAGAGTGGAGATAAGATAAAGCCTTCAGGACGCTGTGACACACTGTCGCTGTCTGCTCCTCGTCCAGCCTGTACACAGGCAGAGTACTTTACTACACAGCGCGAGTACTTAAGTACACAGATTACTTTTGTACACATTCTGAGGACTTGAGTACACAGTTCATGTACTCATGTCTGAGTCCTCGTTCCACTGCTGTAGAAGTACCTGGTGTCTCTTCCTGCTCACCTGATCTTGCTGACAATTTGAGTCAGAGCGCCGCCCTGCAGGTACTCCATGATTACCCAGAGTTCCTCTTCCACCAGAGCACTGCCAAACATCTCCACCACGTTGTGGTGCCGGTAGTCCCTCATAATCACCACCTGAGACACATGGGACAGGTGAGGCTGCTGATGATGTCAGAAGGTGTCTGTTATGCATCAATTATCTGTTTAGTTTATCAATCAATCGAATTATTTTATGTCATTTTGAATCTTATTGAAGGTTGTAGATTTTGTCCTTTCTGATTGGATGAATTGAGAACATATTCCTACAGTTTAAAGGTGATCAATAACTGATCACACAGCTCAAAACCACACATTTTGACAATAATTCATAgatagtgaaataaaaaaaaaatcttgaatgaaaaaaacaactttttttctatACTGTGCACAGTATGAAGCACAGGGGTGAAAACGAAGGAACTTGTCTCGGCAGTCCTTGCCTGCAAAACGCTTGTTCCCAGAAAGTGTTCCTGGAAATCTTGCATACTCTATACTTTTACTAGCAAACAATGCtaggagaagaggaaacagaTTGTATTTCGAGTGGACTGTGCAAACTTTGATTGACAGACCTGATGAAATAGAGAGAccagagagagacaaactgcAGATATAACGACGTTGACATTGCTGCTCTGAGTAAAACAGGATTCCTGGAGAGCGGGTCGCTGGTAGAGGCTCTAGCTGGCTTCACATTCCTTTGGAGTAGTCAACCAAGAGAGCACAGAGTAGGATCAGCCATCAAGACCCAACTCAGCAAAGACCTAACGCAACTACCAACAGCCATAAGTGAGCGTCTTATGTCCCCGCAGATACCTTTAGACCACAATGACTATCTCACgttgtgagtgtgtatgcaCTGCCAATGATCTACCCGGAGGAGGAAATAGATCACTTCTACCAGCAACTTCAGCAAACCATATCATCCAAGGAGGACTTCAATGCACGGGTTGGAGCAGACATTGTATCCTCGGACGAAGCCTTTTGTACATTTGGGATCAGAAAAACTGATTCAATTGAGAAGCCAATGGTCTTCTGCACAGACAACAAACTGATCATCACTAACACAATGCTTGAAACACCCGAATGTAAGAAGAATACATGGATGCAAACTTATTGCTTAATTAGGATGGAGTCCACTCGGCAAAGATTTTGCACAATTTCAACGTTACAGGTGTAATAAATGTATTGTCAATTTGGAACAAGTCA
Proteins encoded in this window:
- the myh6 gene encoding myosin-6 codes for the protein MGDALMAEFGKAAPFLRKSDKERLEAQTRAFDIKTQCFVVDDKVEYMKGQIQSKDGGMVTVSKEDGTTATVKEVDVHPQNPPKFDKIEDMAMFTFLHEPAVLFNLKERYAAWMIYTYSGLFCVTVNPYKMLPVYDAEVVAAYRGKKRTEAPPHIFSISDNAYQYMLTDRENQSVLITGESGAGKTVNTKRVIQYFASIAAVGGGKRDTSKGTLEDQIIQANPALEAFGNAKTLRNDNSSRFGKFIRIHFGTSGKLSSADIETYLLEKSRCTFQLKAERNYHIFYQILSNQKPELLDMLLITNNPYDYSYISQGEVTVASINDSEELLATDSAFDVLGFTPEEKMGVYKLTGAIMHYGNMRFKQKQREEQAEPDGTEAADKTAYLMGLNSADLIKGLCHPRVKVGNEYVTKGQSVDQVYYSLGALAKSVYEKMFNWMVVRINHSLDTKQHRQYFIGVLDIAGFEIFDYNTFEQLCINYTNEKLQQFFNHHMFVLEQEEYKKEGIDWEFIDFGMDLQACIDLIDKPLGIMSILEEECMFPKASDQTFKSKLYDNHLGKNKMFEKPRAAKGKAEAHFALVHYAGTVDYNITNWLVKNKDPLNETVVGLYQKSSLKLLSVLFSSYSGTDSDKASGKGAKKKGSSFQTVSALHRENLNKLMNNLKTTHPHFVRCLIPNEKKIPGVMDNCLVMHQLRCNGVLEGIRICRKGFPNRVLYGDFKQRYRILNASAIPEGQFIDCKKSAEKLLGSLDIDHTQYRFGHTKVFFKAGLLGTLEEMRDEQLSRIITRIQANARAILMREEFAKLMERRDALMVIQWNLRSFLGVKNWPWMKLFFKIKPLLKSAESEKEMANMKDEFSKLKEALEKSETRRKELEEKIVTLLQEKNDLTLHIQSEQDTLTDAEERCEQLIKSKIQLDAKLKEMIERLEDEEELNADLTAKKRKLEDESSELKKDIDDLELTLAKVEKEKHAIENKVKNLMEEMASQDENIMKLTKEKKALQEAHQQTLDDLQSEEDKANSLTKAKVKLEQQVDDQEASLEQEKKLRMELERSKRKFEGDLKLTQESLMDLENDKLQLEEKLKKKDFEMVQITSRLDDEQVASVQLQKKLKENQARIEELEEELDAERAARAKVEKQRSDLSRELEDISERLEEAGGATSAQVEMNKKRDAEFQKLRRDLEESTLQHEATAASLRKKHADSVAELGEQIDNLQRVKQKLEKEKSELKLEIDDLSSNMESVVKAKSNIEKMCRTMEDNMNEYKSKCEECQRAVNDLTTQRAKLLTENREFGRQLEEKESLISQLTRGKSSYNQQVEDLRRQLEEEVKAKNALAHAVQSARHDCDLLREQFEEEQEAKAELQRVLSKSNTEVSAWRTKYETDGIQRTEELEEAKKKLVQRLQEAEEAIEAVNAKCSSLEKTKHRLQNEIEDLMLDLEKSNAASAVLDKKQRAFDKVMAEWKQKFEESQCELEASQKESRSLSTELFKLRNAYEESLDQLETIKRENKNLQEEISDLSEQLGEGGKSAHELEKIRKQLEQEKAELQSALEEAEASLEHEESKILRAQLEFNQVKADMDRKVAERDEEMEQAKRNYQRTLESLQSSLESETRSRNEALRVKKKMEGDLNEMEIQLSQANRQAADASKQLKSLQAFLKDSQLQLDDVQHVNDDLKENIALLERRNNLIQAELEDLRAALEQTERSRKLAEQELTDAAERMQLLHSQNTSLINQKKKHEADLSHMQGEMEDALQENRNAEEKAKKAITDAAMMAEELKKEQDTSSHLERMKKNMEQTIKDLQHRLDEAEQIAMKGGKKQLQKLEARIKELENELEAEQRMGTESTKGVRKYERRLKELTYQTEEDRKNVARLQDLVDKLQLKVKSYKHAAEEAEEGANANMAKVRKLQHELEEAEERADIAESQVNKLRARTRDGSSKKSLDD